The window CTGCAGATCCTTTGTGGACAAAACTACTTCAGATTTTTGGCAATTTCTCCAAAACGTTACCCCTACTTCAAAGGAATACTGTTATCTACGGTATGTATGGTATCTGCAACTATGATTGACACAAATAGCGGGTTCTAAATGTATACCAAATGACGTATCAAATCCCTTTATTAAAAATGAAACGCAAAACCAACGACCTACCTCGTAGTGTAATCCGGAAAAAAATATCCGTCCAGCACTGATCACCTCCAATTTCTTGTTCTTTGGCTTCCCCCATAGAACGCAACAGTACTAAGAGTGAGCACTAATAACGAAGCGACTGCAGAGTAAGCGTTCGAATGAGTTCACATAAAACGGTGTACCCTTTCAAACCGTATTGATAATTCCGGCACAAAGATGACCAATCAACGTACAGCACTGAAGCTATAAAGCGACATTAGGTTGATTGGAATTGAAGACGGCTTTTCAATGcctttttgtattaaaaacggaagtatggtggccctgaagggacacagccagtcgcgaatattttggcgacgtcacgactggctgtgtcccttcagggccaccatacggAAGCGCTatagttaaagtcacctggacgtggtattttttcaaaataaagcttttgtcactattatatgtgttttgatgagtggaatgtgaataaacagttaactaaggttttaaataatcagttcttatgttatttacaaatttaagagtcgaccccgacccgagagggcgctgttcgtgacgtcaatcgaggcagactttgcctgaaacgcgtagagtaaacacaattgcaaagtacatgtccggaccaagtcgtgagtttgtacgtttcaggTGTATTGGTgatgaatgcagaaaaacacttttttaaatgtaccaactcacgacttggacgtaccagtactttgcacgtgtgtttactatacgcattgcaggcaaagtctgcctcgattgacgtcacaaaaggggtaggcggagtcagccccaaacaaccttatattttttttttttacatataaatcgtgacaaacaattacctaaaataattgttttattgttcgtaagcatatactcttatgtttgaaagaaaaacaattctatttccaggtgacctTAAGGAAAATCGGCAATTATTAAGAAGTGACTGTTATAAAAGAGGAAGGGAAATGTCAAACTCAATTCTGTGATATACTCGATCATTTTTCAATATAAGTCTTCATCATGAAAGAGTGGGAACAAATGGATTACAGACATCTAACCTCACGTAAATATGGTAAAGAGTTCATTTTGCTTTCATCCCCCTGCGGTGCATATTGTCAACATCAAACATAttatccaatgacatcattcTGAAAAAAAGGAGTCAGTACATTTTTTACGGTGATGTCTTGGTACTCTAATCTGTATTTTGTAAAGCTCTAAAGGCTCAACTTTTCCTCTGTACATttttctttctagtgcgctatgatcttgaagGATTAGCGCCTTATaagttttaattgttatgttatgttatgttatgtaccTTGCTTGACTTTGTTTAGATACTTTGTAGAAACATGGCGTCATTGGATTTCAACAACTAATGAGTCTTCACAATTCAAGGAGTAATTATTTCGTCAGACAAGACAGAAGATGTCTCATTCAAGGCCGTTTTAGTATCATTGAAAGTCAGAAATGAACCAAGTTTCCAGGTTGTCTTAAAGTGAACTTAATTGATTTTAAGGCCCCTAAACAAGTTTAGGATTGATTTTTAACTAACTACATTCACATCCAGAATGATTTTTGTACTGTCTTGTCTTTTTACTTTCCCGTGTGTCTTGCCTTTCCCTTTGATCAACCTCGTTGTCCATTTCTCTGAAAAATGTAAATTCAGTCTGTTCTTTTTCTAAAGTTTATTTCCCTAACTGCTTTgtattgtttaaatattttaattttatatagaATATTTACTGTTTTAATGTATATTAGACGCAATTGAATATTCTGATtgtgattttcttttgtattttcaGTTATTAAACCATTTATCCCGAAACGGCCGGAGTCTTTGAAAGTATTGACTCTGCAACCCGCAAACACTATCAAAAAGCTTTCAGCATTAAGATGACCAATAAACGTGCAGCACGGAAACGAGGTGTCGTTCAAACCATTGGTTTTAAATTGAAGGTGAATTTCACCTTGCGTTTGTTTAATGAAGACGGAATCGCACACACAAGCATGACAGACAATATAATTGCGATTTGACCGTTAACcactttatttatttcaggTGTGAAAGGGTGATTTAATTTGACGGACACCTGATGACCAAAAAGCTTAAGGAACAAGATTACTTTTGAATAGAATCCAGAATCAATTGATTATAAAGCAATATCGTGTTGTGGTATAAAGAGATTACTGACAACACGCTTTGCGGTGTAAACAAACAACTCAATTGTTTATGTCCATGGTGCTGTTGACCAGTGTCATTGGATCTGGGGCTATTTTATGGCCGGCCCCTCAATAGACTCGTCTCCAGGATGCACTCGGTTTCGTTGCTTGAACTGCACGGAAATCTGTAATTAATTtgtgtacttaaaggcactggagcctttttggtaatattgtcaaacacGTATAATAGGTATCTCACGTTGTgcaaatgcatgtaaaagaaccaagtttAGACTAAAAggcctggacactattggtaaatactcaaaataattgttaacataagaTTGGTAACatgcaattgagagctgttgatagtataacacagagtgagaaacgggtccctctaaagtgacatagtttttgagaaagaagtaatttcgcactaaaatatttgaattgaattcgagtcCTTAgctctgaaagcacataactaattgttcaacaagggtgtttattcttcaaTCCtcgcgcaacttcgatgaccaaaattagttcaaattttcacatgtttgttatgtcttgcatatgttgagataccatggaggtggaactatttctacctccatggatacaccaggtgagaagactggccttttacaattaccaaaggtgttcaatGCCTTTAATGTGTTTGCCATGGTGTTTCTGACAGTGGCTGCTGATTGCACCACACAATACCTTCTAAACCAGAGGTGTTGAAGTCAGTCTCAAtatatcaaacaaacaaaatcaaccttAAATTGTTTTCTCCTCTTTCAatcaccttgagtaccttgtctGGAGTTACGTGCGCTGCATAAGATTGTGGGGTCatcatttgttttactcatgagctgaaacagggttaacccttttacagtccatacggatgtagtcTTGGGTATCATTCcgtcagaagcctggctggtacagCCGAAATCACTACCTCCCCAAACTTTACGAAGTGGTTAGTGTCTTtcttaaggacacatgtgtcacaactgggactcgaacccacactctgctgatcagaaacaccagagtttgaattcggtgctcttaaccactcgccacgacacttccacgaaCCATAAAAATGTGTTTCCTTGTTCAAGCACACTGAGAACCTTATCAGGGGTTTATTATAAGATTGCGGAATGATTAACATTACTATTATAAAAGTCGTACATCCCATCAAAGGAAATCTACGATTGGCTAGCTATTGGGATGGTCGCATGTGTGGAGACAGCCTTGTATGGACACTTACTATCGCTTAGATAATGGACCAAACAATTAGACCGTACCGTGAACCTTTATTGATAAGCGAGGTTCTCGCGTATGTAATTCAATCTTACATCGTGCGTCTGGATTGAATGCtaattacagtttttttttacagttttaacTTTGCGCTGAGATACCGCGCAGTAATCAAGGTCTGGGAGggttttaactgttttatttatttattgtttactgCTGtctttccctggacggcctctgCTTGTAATAATAAGTATTGTATTGTCGGaagaattaacaaaaaaataaaataatttgtttttacacaacctatttaaaacaaatgttgtgaACATAGAAGTCCTTTCTGCTCTAAGCTGACTGGGTcagcttaaagggacacgttgccttcgatcggtcgagcctttaaaaagtgtttgaaaccattgttgtgaaatgcacatgatcagaaagatgttttaaaatgatccacacaaaataatatgactcgaaattgcgtgggcCTACCTTTTATTATGCGAACtgacacgatcggccattttgttgagtcaaatatttgactccaaAAAATagcgtgttagttcacgacctATTAAAAAACACGTGCAATTTTGAGTCATTTTTATGTgaatcattatgttctacttttaaaacagctttcctaccaaatgcatttcataacgaaAATGTTTCAATCGCTTTTCTTaaaccaactcgcccgatccaaggcaacgtgtccctttaagttctTTCTTCTCTGTGGTGGCATTAGATGTGAAAGCCGTCGACATTTCTTGAGGCACTTTCCCATCGTCAATAagattagaaaaacaaaatattcttttCTTTCaactatttacaaaaataacaaccgttttttgtttgttatataaaactatacacaaaatgacaatactttgacgtcatgcgtgggagtttgctttgttatacctccatgcTGCAAATACGGCTAACAAGGTTTTCGCGAATATTTCTGAAAAACACCGGATGAGGGTGTTGAACAAGCTTATTTTGACACAACTAAAATCTATTTATACTCATGTGAACTTGATTTCCTTAATGATTGAAAAACATTTCGAATGAATTCAGCAAAGATCACGACTTGCTGTTTTTGTTCAAgtaagtctttaaaggcagtggacactattggtaattgtcaaagactagccttcacagttggtgtatctcaacatatgcataaaataacaaaactgtgaaaatttgagctcaatcggtcatcgaacttgcgagataataatgaaagaaaaaacacccttgtcacacgaagttgtgtgcgtttagatagttgatttcgagacctcaagttctaaatctgtggtctcgaaatcaaatttgtggaaaataacttctttctcgaaaactatggcacttcagagggagccgtttctcacaatgttttataccatcaacctctccccattactcgtcaccatgaaaggctttatgttaataattattttgagtaattaccaatagtgtccactgcctttaacgaacACATAATTAAACGCATAGCAGCTGCTGATACATACAACGAGGATACGAGTGCCGAGGATCAAGCGTAGTACTGGATAAAAGTTGATAGCAAAATCTAAAATCTTTTATATTGCAAAagcactaaaaacaaaaaaatcattgaaggTGTATGAGAAACAGTATGAACACTCTGGAAGTCGTGTTTCAGACTCCCCACACAAACCAAACGGTCGTATGCACACAAGGCGACCATACGCCAAAGATGGCTGGAAAGTCCGAACAAGActaaaagtgtaaaaaaaagagTATTTGTTGCAGAGTAAAAACAGGCATGCTTAGCAGAGCATAATGTTGGGCTTTCCCCATGTTGTCGTACGGTCCCTTTTGAAAAATTTTGCCTGCTAAAAACATTGCGGTGCTAAACCCAACAATGtaatatttattatgtttttctataaaaaaaaacaaaaaaacatggccACTAGCTCCCGTACGCCCAGTGTACCacacaattaaaacaatcaaaaacattttaatgccCTTTTTCGagaattgtgtgtgtgtgtttaaatGAATCGTACCTTATTTCAGAGAACTAGAGCGTTTGTGCTGTTGCCGTTTGCTGAATCGGGTCTATGGCCAAAGAGGGCGCACCAGTAGACTCTCCAGGACGCACCCGCTTTCGGCGAAATCGCTTCTGTACGAGTTGCTTCAGCTGAGTGCGGAAATGCTCGtatttgaagcaataaacgACTGGATTCACGCACATGTTGCACATGATCATACTCATAAACGCCTGACCAATGAGAATTACTAATGCGCCGGAGCTTGAAGAAAATGCACCGATGGCAATGAACACCCGAAACGCCTGCATCGGAGTCCAGCAAATGAAGAACATGCAACCAGCAATCAACAACGTCATGATGACGTTTCTCTTAGCCTTGCTCAAGATACCATTTTGCTGATTGGCGTTAACATTGTCAAGTTTGTGTCGAAGAACGAGGAGTATTCTCACGTATGAAAACGAGATGAGTGTCACAGGAATAGCGTACTCCACCAACATAATCACAATGAACAGAACGATCCTAGCAGTGGGACTTGTGGAATAATCATAGCCGCACTTGTTACCAGTGAATTTGAACAAAAAGGTAGACCTCAGCGCATACGTGAAACCGATGATCCAAGCAACACACATTGAAACTTTGATCTTTAAGAGTGAGCAGTAGTTGCGGTGTTTGACCGGATAGCACGTGGCAAGAAAACGCTCCAGCGATATCACCACCAGATTGTACGTGGATGCTACGCTTACACCCCAAACGAAAAAACCTGAGCCAACCAACCTACAGAGAATCAAACCGAAGAAATTAATTTCCAAATTGTCCAAAAGCGAAGTTTGTCTGATAAAAGTCACTGCGAGGAACACCAAACCAGAGATGAAGTCGATGATGGACTGGTGACGGATAAGTCGGTTAGTGAAGGAGCTGAACTGTTTACGCCTGACCGTCATGACGAAAATCGCCAAACCGTTTCCGAGGATAGCCAAAAATGCCACGATCATATTAAACACAAAAGCCAAACCTTCACTTGCCATTGTAGGCTGATCGGGAAAAAAAGTTTATCAAAAATACTCTGAAGTATTTTGATCAGATTGTTTGCTGCTCCAACAACAGATGAATATAAGTTGAGATTGTTGAGTGTACTAAGTAAAGGCTTGattgttttgagaaagatatCATCAACTAAAATGGCGCGACTTAGTTTGGTGAAAGCAGGAAATATCAATGGTAAATTCAGAAACCCACAGCATGTGGTTTATACTGATAACTTCGGATCTCTCACCAACTATCCTTGTCCAGGCGAACAGTAGTGGGGCCAAAGCATAAAACGAATGTGCGGAGTAGTCGAAGGTATTTGAATAAAACTGTACAGGGCAACCTTAGACGATTATATTTATAGGAATCCACATCACACACCGTATACAACACTGAACATGTTATTCAAAATTGAAGTTTGGCGGCTAAATTGCACCAAAGATCCTTTTAGAGTCATGTAATGCTTTCCGCAAGCTTTCAGCATTTCTTGTTAACCTGTAAAGTGCCACCGACtttcaagcaaacaaaaaatcgGGACCTGATTCTCGTTGATCACAAACAatcaacttcaaaataaaaGTTTGAAGGTTAATTTGCAGCCAAGATCCTTTCAGAGTCATGTGTGGCTTTCTGCCAGCTTTCAGCATTTCTTAAGACGCCACCGACTTTGAAGCAAACCAAATATCGGGACCTGAATCTTGTTGATCACAAACAATCTActcatcatcattcggcatagacttgcgtcTGTGCCCGCTCGTCATCAGGTTGTAATgggggcgcactcctggagttgcCGCAATCACCTGGTGTCTGTCAACAATCTACTGTTGCAGTGAAATACTCTAGATTTGAAAGATCAACGCATTTAATTTCTTGACACACATTCTCGTCAAGAAACCTACAGTTAGACTATTCTTCTAGGTCATTCTTTTAAATtctcaagaaaaaagaaagaaaaaaagatagtAACCGGATACAACTTTTCGTCAAGACCTCCAGAAACTTTAATCCAAATCTTCAGGTCGGCTCAGAGAAGAAATGACTTCAAATGAGACCTGGAAAGACAGACTCGGCTTCGAGTGCAGAAACTTAATAGaccaacaaaatacaaagtcgGCTCAGAGCAGAAATGACGACGTATGAGACCTAGAAAGACCCGGTTGGTTAAGAGGACAAAGAACTTGGATATTTTCTGGGTTAAAAAAGGGTTCTGTCTTTTCTGGGTCGGCAATCAAAGTGAAAGACGCTAAAAAATGAAAGATCAACGCTTTTAATTTCTTGACACACAATTCTCACCAAGAAACTTTCAGATTAAGAATACTCGTCAAGGTCGTTCTTATAAATGATCAAGGCAATAAAAGAAAACGGTAACCGTGCACATCGGAATAAAACTAGTCGTCAAGACCTTCAAATTGTGTTTACCCCAAACAGTCTACTGCAGTGAAAGAATTAAAAATGAATTTCTCAACACATAATATTCTCGTAACGAAACTTGCAAGTTATTCAATGTCTTCAAGgttataaaacaaaagcaaaaaaaaaacggaaaaaaagAGTCGGCTTCGAGCACGGAcacttaatataaacaaaacttaGGATTACGTATACATTCTGTGCATATAGGAATGTTATTTTTTTGGCAAAACCATCAAATACCGTTTTTGTTTTCCCGTGACTATCTGCACATTTGAGTGAACCGTACCTTATTTCTAAAATCTTACATCGCTTGTGTCGTTGCCAATTGCTGAATCGGGTCTATGGCCAAAGAGGGCGCACCAGTAGACTCCTCTCCAGGACGCACTCGGTTTAGACCAAATCGGCTCCGTACAAGTTGCTTGAGCTGTGTACGGAAATGCTCGTACTTGAAGCAATAAACGACTGGATTTACACTCATGTTGCACATGATCATACCCATGAGTGCCTGTCCAAGGAGATTAACTGATGAGGAGAGTGGCCGAGCATGCGATAGTCACGTTCAACGCAGTTGCACAGCCGTCATTTGATTCCATCGTAAAATTGATTACAAATGAAAATGTAGCGAAATAAATTGTGAAGTTTTTTAGTATGAGTTTTTGCAGCggattttatattaaaaaaaggttaaattGGGGTATGTTGAATGAACTCTCAGTGTAACAAATTTGAGGTAAAATTTTCTTATAAATCAATGTGAAATCCgcgggaaaaaaaaacgttttatttaCTACTTTCGATCTCAAAAACACCGCTTTGTACACCGAGTGCACCAGTAATGCAACCGAAAGCTAAAATAAACCAGCCTGAGATTTAGAaagtatttaaataaaactgttAAACCTCAGGCAAGGTTGAACGATTGTCTAAGGCtccaaataataaaatgaacgCGCAGTGTTGAATATAGTCATTGCTTTATGAAAAGATTTGTCTCGAGAACTTAGCAATGAACAATACATTTGAGTTATATATAAATGCACCAAGGTCCTACAAAAGAATGTAATTCCTGTTTAACTTATCAAGAGTCACAGGCACTCGAGGTTTAAACACCTACATCGAATTGACAAATTGGTTATCACAAATACTCGCGGGGTTTATCTTTTATATAATTTGAGGGCCAATGCTTTTTACTCTCCCTAATATAATGTTTCCTGTTCTTAGAGGAAAGCTCCAAAAACCCTTTGGGAGTATGTGTACATCTCGTTAAGTTCCTTCGGGAATAATATGTTACATATTCCTAACGTTTTTGTCAAAAGCCACTTTACCGTCAAACCAAACCTTTAcataaatttcataaaactggtAGTGAAACTCGAGTTCTTAAAgtaactggacacttttggtaattactcaaaatagttgttagcatacaaacttacttgtttaacgatcaaaggagagctgttgatagtatataaaacattttttagaaacggctccctctgaagtaacgtagtctcgagaaagaagtaattttccactcaaataatgttatgtgaatttgacttcgagacctcagaattagattttagaATTAGGCATTAGtagacagcacacaacttcgttagacaaggttgttttttcttccagtttTATCATTCTTTTGAATCCTCAAGGTAACAAAAAAATCGGTATTAAACTAATTGTCAAAACCTACAACAATTTGTGTTTTATACAAATCTTCAAGTCGGCTCAGAGAAGAAAGGACTTAGTAAGACCCGGATAGACAGAGTCGGCCTATAGCACagagacttaaagccattggacacagTCGGAACAGaaccaaaaaaaagttcacagatttacaaataacttacagggtttacaaaaggtaatggtgaaagacttctgttgaaatggaatgctttactttgtgagaaaacattaaaacaatatcgatTCTCGATATTACggatgacacggcgaaacgtgcggaaacaagggtgggttttccccgttattttctcccgactccgatgaacaattgagcctaaattatcacaggtttgttattttatatataaaatgtgatacacgaagtgtgggccttggacaatcgtgtaaatgtccaatggctttaataaacaaaaaaaaatacaaagtcgGCTCGTCAGAGCAGAAATTACCTTTAAGACATAGAACGAACCGGTTGGCTAGAAGCACAATGGATATTTTTGTGGTCTAAGTTCTGTCTTTATGGGCAATCAATGTGGAAGATGCTAACATTGAAAGATCAACGCTTTTAGTTTCTTGATACACATTCTCGTCAAGATACTTTCAGATTAAGAATATTCTTCTTGGTAGTTCTTGTAAATCTTCAAGGTAACAATACAAAAAGGTAACCGTGCACATCGATGTAAAACTTTTCGTCAAGATCTTCAAAACGTTTGTATTTTAACAACATCTTCAGGCTCAGAGAAGAAAAGACTTTAAGGAACATAACAGAGtttataagaaaacaaatcttgaatACTATAAATTTGcatgaaacttacacggtctaatgatgatgatggtaggaaacatattttgaaatatttaggtctgaaatgtcatttttgatgagaaataaatacaacTTGTCAGAGTTTaccgctcagtgagcgttttattcatttttatttcaaacgaTATCATGCAAATGTGTAGTGTGGTTTTTTGTTTCACCATGTTCTGGTGACCCAGGTGGTCGATCGACCTCAAACCTCTCCAGGTTTTTTCAGTGTTTTGgtattatggtggattacataaagtgcttacactgccagcaactgttagCTAAAACCAATtttgcaatgttcctttaataagacCCGGAAAGGCAGAGTCGGCTTCGAGCAAAGAGACTTATTAGACCTAGAAAGACCCATTCAGCTCAGAGCAGAATGATTTTTACCTGGAAAGAACCGGTCAGTTCAGAGCACAACAGAACATGGATATTTTCTGGCCGCTCGAAATGAAAGATTAATTCTTTTAGTTTCCTGACTCACCTACCCGTCGAGCTAGCAAATTTCCTCGATCGTCAAAAAAAAAGTACGTTCTGTGGATTTCGGAATATTACCTTTTTGGCAAAACCATCAAATACCGTTTGCGTTTTCTCGTGAATTATTTGCATATTTGTGTGAATCGTACCCTATTTCTTAGTTCTTACATCGCCTGTGTGATTGCCGATTGCTGTATCGGGTCTATGGCCAAAGAGGGCGCATCTTTAGACTCAACTCCAGGACGCACTCGGTTTCGACCAAATCGGCCCCGTACAAGTTGCTTAAGCTGTGTACGGAAATGCTCGTACTTGAAGCAATAAACGACTGGATTCACGCTCATGTTGCACATGATCATACCAATGAGTGCCTGTCCCAGGAGATTAACTAACGCCCAGTATACCGCACAAACCCGTGCACATCGGAATAACAATTTTcgttaaaacaatcaaaagcaTTTTATGCCCTTTTTCGGGAATTTTGTGCGTGTTTGAATGAATCGTACCTTATTTCTGAGAACTAGAGCGCTTGTGCTGTTGCTGTTTGCTGAATCGGGTCTATGGCCAAAGAGGGCGCACCAGTAGACTCCACTCCAGGATGCACTCGGTTATGGCGAAATCGCTTCTTTACGAGTTGCTTGAGCTGTGTGCGGAAATGCTCGTACTTGAAGCAATAAACGACTGGATTCACGCACATGTTGCACATGATCAAACCCATAAATACCTGACCCAGGAGAGTTACTAACGAACTTGAGCTTGAAGAAACTGCACCAATGGTAATGAACACCCGCAACGTCTGCATTGGAGTCCAACAAATGAAGAACATGAAACCAGCAATCAACAACGTAATTATGACGTTTCTTTTGGCCTTGCTCAAGATACGGTTTTGCTGATTGGCGTTAGCATTGTCAAGTTTGTGTCGAAGAACGAGGAGTATTCTACCGTACGGAAACGATATCAAGATCACTGGAATAATGTACTCCACCAACATGATCAAAATGAATAGAACGATCCTAGCAGTGGGACTTATGGAATAATCAAAGCCGCACTTGTTGTCAgtgattttgtacaaaatgatAAACCTTATCGCATAGGCGAAACCGATGACCCAAGCAGCACACATTGAAACTTTGATCTTGAAGAGTGAGCAGTAGTTGCGTAGTTGACCGGATAGCACGTGGCAAGAAAACGCTCCAGCGATATCACCACCAGATTGTACGTGGATGCTACGCTtaaaccccaaacaaaaaaacttgagCGAACCAACCTACAGAGAATCCACCCGGAGAAATTCCCCTCTAGATTGTCCAAAAGCGAAGTTTGTCTAATAACAGTCACAGCGAGGAACACCAAACCAGAGACGAAGTCGATGATGGATTGGTGACGGATAAGTCGGTTTGTGAAGGAGCTGAACTGTTTACGTCTGACCGTCATGACGAAAATCACCAAACCGTTTCCACAGATGGCAAAGCATGCCATGATCATGTTGAACGCAAAAGCCAAACCTTCACTTGCCATTGTAAGCTGAGTGGAAAGAAAAAGTTTATCAAAAGATACTCTGAAGAATTCTGATCAGACGGTTTGCTGCTCCAAGAACAGATGGATATAAGTTGAGTTTTGGTTGAATTCACTCGGTAAAATCTTGATTGTTTTGAGAGAGATATCATCAACTAAAATGGCGCGACTGAGTTTTGTGAAAGCAGGAAATATCGATGAGAAATTCAGAAACACCCCCAAGTGGTTTATACTAATAACTTCAGATCTATCACGCAGTATCCAGCCGAACGGTAGTGGGACCAAAGCATAAAACGAATCTGCCGGAGGAGTCGAAGATATCTGAATACAACTGTACAGGGCAAGCTTGTGCGATTGTTTTTTATAGGAATCTACATGACGAACACTACTGACGCTGGacattgttttcaaaatttaagtTTGAAGGCTAATTTTCACCAAAGATCCTTTCAGAGTTCTGTAATACAATTTGCCAGCTTGTTAAGGTCCTTGCGGCATTTCTTGTTAACCTGTAAAACGCCACCGACtttcaagcaaacaaaaaatcgGGACCTGAGTCTTGTTTATCACAAACATTTTAATGGCGGTGAAAGACTCTGACATTGAAAGATCAACTCTTTACATTTCTTGACACACATTCTCGTCAAGAAACTTACGGTAAGAATATGTATCTAGGTCATCCTTTTAAATcctcaagaaaaaaagaaagaaaaaaagatagtAACCGGTATACAACTTTTCGTCAAGACCTCCAGAAACTTTAATCAAAATTTTCAGGTCGGCTCAGAGAAGAAATGACTTCAAATGAGACCTGGAAAGACAGGCTCGGCTTCGAGCACAGAGACTTAATTAAGACCAAAAAAACACTGAGTCTGCTCAGAGCAGAAATGACTTATAAGACACAGAAAGACCCGGTTGGCTAAGAGAACAAAAGAGCTTGGATATTTTCTGGGTCTAAGTTCTGTCTTCTCTAAGCCGGCAATCAAAGTGAAAGACGCTAAAATTGAAAGATCAATGCTTTTAATTTCTTGACACACAATTC of the Asterias rubens chromosome 3, eAstRub1.3, whole genome shotgun sequence genome contains:
- the LOC117288009 gene encoding neuropeptide FF receptor 2-like, whose amino-acid sequence is MASEGLAFVFNMIVAFLAILGNGLAIFVMTVRRKQFSSFTNRLIRHQSIIDFISGLVFLAVTFIRQTSLLDNLEINFFGLILCRLVGSGFFVWGVSVASTYNLVVISLERFLATCYPVKHRNYCSLLKIKVSMCVAWIIGFTYALRSTFLFKFTGNKCGYDYSTSPTARIVLFIVIMLVEYAIPVTLISFSYVRILLVLRHKLDNVNANQQNGILSKAKRNVIMTLLIAGCMFFICWTPMQAFRVFIAIGAFSSSSGALVILIGQAFMSMIMCNMCVNPVVYCFKYEHFRTQLKQLVQKRFRRKRVRPGESTGAPSLAIDPIQQTATAQTL
- the LOC117288010 gene encoding C-X-C chemokine receptor type 5-like yields the protein MASEGLAFAFNMIMACFAICGNGLVIFVMTVRRKQFSSFTNRLIRHQSIIDFVSGLVFLAVTRSIHVQSGGDIAGAFSCHVLSGQLRNYCSLFKIKVSMCAAWVIGFAYAIRFIILYKITDNKCGFDYSISPTARIVLFILIMLVEYIIPVILISFPYGRILLVLRHKLDNANANQQNRILSKAKRNVIITLLIAGFMFFICWTPMQTLRVFITIGAVSSSSSSLVTLLGQVFMGLIMCNMCVNPVVYCFKYEHFRTQLKQLVKKRFRHNRVHPGVESTGAPSLAIDPIQQTATAQAL